A genomic region of Saccopteryx bilineata isolate mSacBil1 chromosome 1, mSacBil1_pri_phased_curated, whole genome shotgun sequence contains the following coding sequences:
- the MYBPH gene encoding myosin-binding protein H isoform X3 yields the protein MTGKDTSEAPASGPEDSASELAKVPREPLEEVAASETTGAEQAPVETPQAPAPTAMKPAPWSEDLPSAPLLLSVEGVSETSVTVTWEPPERLGRLGLQGYILELRREGASEWVPVNERPMMVTQQTLRNLVVGDKFFLRVAAVSSAGAGPPAVLDQPVHIHENIEAPKIRVPRHLRQTYLRQVGEAVNLQIPFQGNPKPQASWTHNGHALDSQRVNVRNGDRDSILFIRSVQRSDSGCYELTVRLEGMEARASINILVIEKPGPPSSIKLLDVWGCNAALEWTPPQDTGNTELLGYTVQKADKKTGQWFTVLERYHPNTCTISDLIVGNSYSFRVFSENLCGLSDSATNTKELAHIQKMQKADVEVKTKGFVQRDLSEAPSFTQPLADHTTTPGYSTQLSCSVRASPRPKIIWMKNNMNILGDPKYRAFSEQGVCTLEIRKPSPFDSGVYTCKAINNLGEASVDCRLDVKGEGLRRVSPEGPGPDLGEDRRCHLFCWTQGRAEGTEFIVRLPTLGRWPHGDRAVEVHQGVSLEPHWFLHPHLVPHSPPTPSSNLWVASIHSHTLKSSGGHAEGAVGLRGQGCQAQIKLHG from the exons ATGACAGGAAAAGACACTTCGGAGGCCCCTGCCTCTGGTCCGGAGGACAGTGCCTCTGAGCTGGCTAAGGTGCCCAGAGAGCCCTTGGAAGAAGTGGCAGCATCGGAGACCACGGGGGCAGAGCAGGCTCCTGTGGAAACCCCTCAGGCACCTGCCCCCACAGCCATGAAGCCTGCGCCTTGGAGTGAAG ATCTACCCAGTGCCCCGCTGCTGCTGTCCGTGGAGGGTGTGAGTGAGACCTCAGTGACTGTGACCTGGGAGCCCCCAGAGAGGCTGGGGAGGCTGGGGCTTCAGGGCTACATTCTGGAGCTGCGCAGGGAGGGAG CCTCAGAGTGGGTGCCTGTGAATGAGCGGCCCATGATGGTGACCCAGCAGACCCTGCGGAACCTGGTGGTGGGTGACAAGTTCTTCCTACGCGTGGCTGCCGTGAGTTCTGCAGGCGCCGGCCCACCTGCTGTGCTGGACCAGCCTGTCCACATCCACGAGAATATTG AGGCCCCCAAGATCCGAGTGCCCCGTCACCTCCGTCAAACCTACCTCCGCCAGGTAGGAGAGGCAGTCAACCTTCAGATTCCCTTCCAG GGGAATCCTAAGCCCCAGGCCTCATGGACCCACAATGGCCACGCCCTGGACAGCCAGAGGGTGAACGTGCGGAACGGAGACCGAGACTCCATCCTCTTCATCCGCTCGGTCCAGCGCTCAGACTCAGGCTGCTATGAGCTCACTGTGCGGCTAGAAGGCATGGAGGCCCGGGCATCCATCAACATCCTGGTCATCG AGAAACCAGGACCGCCCAGCAGCATTAAGCTACTGGACGTCTGGGGCTGCAATGCTGCCCTTGAGTGGACACCACCCCAGGACACAGGCAACACAGAGCTTTTGGGCTACACAGTGCAGAAGGCAGACAAGAAGACAGGG CAATGGTTCACCGTGCTGGAGCGCTACCACCCGAACACCTGCACTATCTCTGACCTCATCGTGGGCAACTCGTACTCCTTCCGGGTCTTTTCGGAAAACCTGTGTGGACTCAGCGACTCTGCCACCAACACCAAGGAGCTTGCCCACATCCAGAAAATGCAGAAGGCAG ATGTTGAGGTCAAAACTAAAGGATTTGTTCAGAGGGACCTCTCAGAAGCCCCCTCATTCACCCAGCCCCTGGCTGACCACACAACCACCCCTGGCTACAGCACCCAGCTTTCCTGCAGTGTCCGAGCATCACCCAGG CCCAAGATCATCTGGATGAAAAACAACATGAACATCCTGGGGGACCCCAAATATCGCGCCTTCTCTGAGCAAGGCGTCTGCACCCTGGAGATCCGGAAACCCAGCCCCTTTGACTCCGGGGTCTACACCTGCAAAGCCATCAATAACCTGGGGGAGGCGTCTGTGGACTGCCGGCTAGATGTCAAAGGTGAGGGTTTGAGGAGGGTCTCTCCTGAGGGACCAGGACCTGATCTGGGGGAGGACAGGAGGTGCCACCTCTTCTGCTGGACTCAAGGCAGAGCTGAGGGGACTGAGTTTATAGTGAGACTTCCCACCCTCGGGAGGTGGCCTCATGGGGACAGAGCAGTGGAGGTCCACCAGGGGGTCAGCCTTGAGCCTCACTGGTTCCTCCACCCTCACTTGGTCCCCCACAGCCCTCCCACCCCTAGCTCTAACCTGTGGGTCGCTTCTATCCACAGCCACACACTGAAGAGCAGTGGAGGGCATGCGGAAG GTGCTGTGGGCCTGAGGGGTCAGGGCTGCCAGGCCCAAATCAAGCTCCACGGATGA
- the MYBPH gene encoding myosin-binding protein H isoform X2, whose product MTGKDTSEAPASGPEDSASELAKVPREPLEEVAASETTGAEQAPVETPQAPAPTAMKPAPWSEDLPSAPLLLSVEGVSETSVTVTWEPPERLGRLGLQGYILELRREGASEWVPVNERPMMVTQQTLRNLVVGDKFFLRVAAVSSAGAGPPAVLDQPVHIHENIEAPKIRVPRHLRQTYLRQVGEAVNLQIPFQGNPKPQASWTHNGHALDSQRVNVRNGDRDSILFIRSVQRSDSGCYELTVRLEGMEARASINILVIEKPGPPSSIKLLDVWGCNAALEWTPPQDTGNTELLGYTVQKADKKTGQWFTVLERYHPNTCTISDLIVGNSYSFRVFSENLCGLSDSATNTKELAHIQKMQKADVEVKTKGFVQRDLSEAPSFTQPLADHTTTPGYSTQLSCSVRASPRPKIIWMKNNMNILGDPKYRAFSEQGVCTLEIRKPSPFDSGVYTCKAINNLGEASVDCRLDVKGEGLRRVSPEGPGPDLGEDRRCHLFCWTQGRAEGTEFIVRLPTLGRWPHGDRAVEVHQGVSLEPHWFLHPHLVPHSPPTPSSNLWVASIHSHTLKSSGGHAEGNGGPAPWAGAGQGWVRRGGGSELWAQVCGYTQSWGCSRDTETAGRGHC is encoded by the exons ATGACAGGAAAAGACACTTCGGAGGCCCCTGCCTCTGGTCCGGAGGACAGTGCCTCTGAGCTGGCTAAGGTGCCCAGAGAGCCCTTGGAAGAAGTGGCAGCATCGGAGACCACGGGGGCAGAGCAGGCTCCTGTGGAAACCCCTCAGGCACCTGCCCCCACAGCCATGAAGCCTGCGCCTTGGAGTGAAG ATCTACCCAGTGCCCCGCTGCTGCTGTCCGTGGAGGGTGTGAGTGAGACCTCAGTGACTGTGACCTGGGAGCCCCCAGAGAGGCTGGGGAGGCTGGGGCTTCAGGGCTACATTCTGGAGCTGCGCAGGGAGGGAG CCTCAGAGTGGGTGCCTGTGAATGAGCGGCCCATGATGGTGACCCAGCAGACCCTGCGGAACCTGGTGGTGGGTGACAAGTTCTTCCTACGCGTGGCTGCCGTGAGTTCTGCAGGCGCCGGCCCACCTGCTGTGCTGGACCAGCCTGTCCACATCCACGAGAATATTG AGGCCCCCAAGATCCGAGTGCCCCGTCACCTCCGTCAAACCTACCTCCGCCAGGTAGGAGAGGCAGTCAACCTTCAGATTCCCTTCCAG GGGAATCCTAAGCCCCAGGCCTCATGGACCCACAATGGCCACGCCCTGGACAGCCAGAGGGTGAACGTGCGGAACGGAGACCGAGACTCCATCCTCTTCATCCGCTCGGTCCAGCGCTCAGACTCAGGCTGCTATGAGCTCACTGTGCGGCTAGAAGGCATGGAGGCCCGGGCATCCATCAACATCCTGGTCATCG AGAAACCAGGACCGCCCAGCAGCATTAAGCTACTGGACGTCTGGGGCTGCAATGCTGCCCTTGAGTGGACACCACCCCAGGACACAGGCAACACAGAGCTTTTGGGCTACACAGTGCAGAAGGCAGACAAGAAGACAGGG CAATGGTTCACCGTGCTGGAGCGCTACCACCCGAACACCTGCACTATCTCTGACCTCATCGTGGGCAACTCGTACTCCTTCCGGGTCTTTTCGGAAAACCTGTGTGGACTCAGCGACTCTGCCACCAACACCAAGGAGCTTGCCCACATCCAGAAAATGCAGAAGGCAG ATGTTGAGGTCAAAACTAAAGGATTTGTTCAGAGGGACCTCTCAGAAGCCCCCTCATTCACCCAGCCCCTGGCTGACCACACAACCACCCCTGGCTACAGCACCCAGCTTTCCTGCAGTGTCCGAGCATCACCCAGG CCCAAGATCATCTGGATGAAAAACAACATGAACATCCTGGGGGACCCCAAATATCGCGCCTTCTCTGAGCAAGGCGTCTGCACCCTGGAGATCCGGAAACCCAGCCCCTTTGACTCCGGGGTCTACACCTGCAAAGCCATCAATAACCTGGGGGAGGCGTCTGTGGACTGCCGGCTAGATGTCAAAGGTGAGGGTTTGAGGAGGGTCTCTCCTGAGGGACCAGGACCTGATCTGGGGGAGGACAGGAGGTGCCACCTCTTCTGCTGGACTCAAGGCAGAGCTGAGGGGACTGAGTTTATAGTGAGACTTCCCACCCTCGGGAGGTGGCCTCATGGGGACAGAGCAGTGGAGGTCCACCAGGGGGTCAGCCTTGAGCCTCACTGGTTCCTCCACCCTCACTTGGTCCCCCACAGCCCTCCCACCCCTAGCTCTAACCTGTGGGTCGCTTCTATCCACAGCCACACACTGAAGAGCAGTGGAGGGCATGCGGAAGGTAATGGCGGACCTGCTCCCTGggcgggggcagggcaggggtgggtgaGAAGGGGAGGTGGCAGTGAGCTCTGGGCACAGGTCTGTGGCTACACACAGTCCTGGGGCTGCTCCAGAGACACGGAAACAGCTGGCAGGGGGCACTGCTGA
- the MYBPH gene encoding myosin-binding protein H isoform X4, which yields MTGKDTSEAPASGPEDSASELAKVPREPLEEVAASETTGAEQAPVETPQAPAPTAMKPAPWSEDLPSAPLLLSVEGVSETSVTVTWEPPERLGRLGLQGYILELRREGASEWVPVNERPMMVTQQTLRNLVVGDKFFLRVAAVSSAGAGPPAVLDQPVHIHENIEAPKIRVPRHLRQTYLRQVGEAVNLQIPFQGNPKPQASWTHNGHALDSQRVNVRNGDRDSILFIRSVQRSDSGCYELTVRLEGMEARASINILVIEKPGPPSSIKLLDVWGCNAALEWTPPQDTGNTELLGYTVQKADKKTGQWFTVLERYHPNTCTISDLIVGNSYSFRVFSENLCGLSDSATNTKELAHIQKMQKADVEVKTKGFVQRDLSEAPSFTQPLADHTTTPGYSTQLSCSVRASPRPKIIWMKNNMNILGDPKYRAFSEQGVCTLEIRKPSPFDSGVYTCKAINNLGEASVDCRLDVKATH from the exons ATGACAGGAAAAGACACTTCGGAGGCCCCTGCCTCTGGTCCGGAGGACAGTGCCTCTGAGCTGGCTAAGGTGCCCAGAGAGCCCTTGGAAGAAGTGGCAGCATCGGAGACCACGGGGGCAGAGCAGGCTCCTGTGGAAACCCCTCAGGCACCTGCCCCCACAGCCATGAAGCCTGCGCCTTGGAGTGAAG ATCTACCCAGTGCCCCGCTGCTGCTGTCCGTGGAGGGTGTGAGTGAGACCTCAGTGACTGTGACCTGGGAGCCCCCAGAGAGGCTGGGGAGGCTGGGGCTTCAGGGCTACATTCTGGAGCTGCGCAGGGAGGGAG CCTCAGAGTGGGTGCCTGTGAATGAGCGGCCCATGATGGTGACCCAGCAGACCCTGCGGAACCTGGTGGTGGGTGACAAGTTCTTCCTACGCGTGGCTGCCGTGAGTTCTGCAGGCGCCGGCCCACCTGCTGTGCTGGACCAGCCTGTCCACATCCACGAGAATATTG AGGCCCCCAAGATCCGAGTGCCCCGTCACCTCCGTCAAACCTACCTCCGCCAGGTAGGAGAGGCAGTCAACCTTCAGATTCCCTTCCAG GGGAATCCTAAGCCCCAGGCCTCATGGACCCACAATGGCCACGCCCTGGACAGCCAGAGGGTGAACGTGCGGAACGGAGACCGAGACTCCATCCTCTTCATCCGCTCGGTCCAGCGCTCAGACTCAGGCTGCTATGAGCTCACTGTGCGGCTAGAAGGCATGGAGGCCCGGGCATCCATCAACATCCTGGTCATCG AGAAACCAGGACCGCCCAGCAGCATTAAGCTACTGGACGTCTGGGGCTGCAATGCTGCCCTTGAGTGGACACCACCCCAGGACACAGGCAACACAGAGCTTTTGGGCTACACAGTGCAGAAGGCAGACAAGAAGACAGGG CAATGGTTCACCGTGCTGGAGCGCTACCACCCGAACACCTGCACTATCTCTGACCTCATCGTGGGCAACTCGTACTCCTTCCGGGTCTTTTCGGAAAACCTGTGTGGACTCAGCGACTCTGCCACCAACACCAAGGAGCTTGCCCACATCCAGAAAATGCAGAAGGCAG ATGTTGAGGTCAAAACTAAAGGATTTGTTCAGAGGGACCTCTCAGAAGCCCCCTCATTCACCCAGCCCCTGGCTGACCACACAACCACCCCTGGCTACAGCACCCAGCTTTCCTGCAGTGTCCGAGCATCACCCAGG CCCAAGATCATCTGGATGAAAAACAACATGAACATCCTGGGGGACCCCAAATATCGCGCCTTCTCTGAGCAAGGCGTCTGCACCCTGGAGATCCGGAAACCCAGCCCCTTTGACTCCGGGGTCTACACCTGCAAAGCCATCAATAACCTGGGGGAGGCGTCTGTGGACTGCCGGCTAGATGTCAAAG CCACACACTGA
- the MYBPH gene encoding myosin-binding protein H isoform X1: protein MTGKDTSEAPASGPEDSASELAKVPREPLEEVAASETTGAEQAPVETPQAPAPTAMKPAPWSEDLPSAPLLLSVEGVSETSVTVTWEPPERLGRLGLQGYILELRREGASEWVPVNERPMMVTQQTLRNLVVGDKFFLRVAAVSSAGAGPPAVLDQPVHIHENIEAPKIRVPRHLRQTYLRQVGEAVNLQIPFQGNPKPQASWTHNGHALDSQRVNVRNGDRDSILFIRSVQRSDSGCYELTVRLEGMEARASINILVIEKPGPPSSIKLLDVWGCNAALEWTPPQDTGNTELLGYTVQKADKKTGQWFTVLERYHPNTCTISDLIVGNSYSFRVFSENLCGLSDSATNTKELAHIQKMQKADVEVKTKGFVQRDLSEAPSFTQPLADHTTTPGYSTQLSCSVRASPRPKIIWMKNNMNILGDPKYRAFSEQGVCTLEIRKPSPFDSGVYTCKAINNLGEASVDCRLDVKGEGLRRVSPEGPGPDLGEDRRCHLFCWTQGRAEGTEFIVRLPTLGRWPHGDRAVEVHQGVSLEPHWFLHPHLVPHSPPTPSSNLWVASIHSHTLKSSGGHAEGYPVPSPWTAPKPPAGPRSTGHPDPAAVLEKLTETSGSVGGDPEPRHRVWAGGA, encoded by the exons ATGACAGGAAAAGACACTTCGGAGGCCCCTGCCTCTGGTCCGGAGGACAGTGCCTCTGAGCTGGCTAAGGTGCCCAGAGAGCCCTTGGAAGAAGTGGCAGCATCGGAGACCACGGGGGCAGAGCAGGCTCCTGTGGAAACCCCTCAGGCACCTGCCCCCACAGCCATGAAGCCTGCGCCTTGGAGTGAAG ATCTACCCAGTGCCCCGCTGCTGCTGTCCGTGGAGGGTGTGAGTGAGACCTCAGTGACTGTGACCTGGGAGCCCCCAGAGAGGCTGGGGAGGCTGGGGCTTCAGGGCTACATTCTGGAGCTGCGCAGGGAGGGAG CCTCAGAGTGGGTGCCTGTGAATGAGCGGCCCATGATGGTGACCCAGCAGACCCTGCGGAACCTGGTGGTGGGTGACAAGTTCTTCCTACGCGTGGCTGCCGTGAGTTCTGCAGGCGCCGGCCCACCTGCTGTGCTGGACCAGCCTGTCCACATCCACGAGAATATTG AGGCCCCCAAGATCCGAGTGCCCCGTCACCTCCGTCAAACCTACCTCCGCCAGGTAGGAGAGGCAGTCAACCTTCAGATTCCCTTCCAG GGGAATCCTAAGCCCCAGGCCTCATGGACCCACAATGGCCACGCCCTGGACAGCCAGAGGGTGAACGTGCGGAACGGAGACCGAGACTCCATCCTCTTCATCCGCTCGGTCCAGCGCTCAGACTCAGGCTGCTATGAGCTCACTGTGCGGCTAGAAGGCATGGAGGCCCGGGCATCCATCAACATCCTGGTCATCG AGAAACCAGGACCGCCCAGCAGCATTAAGCTACTGGACGTCTGGGGCTGCAATGCTGCCCTTGAGTGGACACCACCCCAGGACACAGGCAACACAGAGCTTTTGGGCTACACAGTGCAGAAGGCAGACAAGAAGACAGGG CAATGGTTCACCGTGCTGGAGCGCTACCACCCGAACACCTGCACTATCTCTGACCTCATCGTGGGCAACTCGTACTCCTTCCGGGTCTTTTCGGAAAACCTGTGTGGACTCAGCGACTCTGCCACCAACACCAAGGAGCTTGCCCACATCCAGAAAATGCAGAAGGCAG ATGTTGAGGTCAAAACTAAAGGATTTGTTCAGAGGGACCTCTCAGAAGCCCCCTCATTCACCCAGCCCCTGGCTGACCACACAACCACCCCTGGCTACAGCACCCAGCTTTCCTGCAGTGTCCGAGCATCACCCAGG CCCAAGATCATCTGGATGAAAAACAACATGAACATCCTGGGGGACCCCAAATATCGCGCCTTCTCTGAGCAAGGCGTCTGCACCCTGGAGATCCGGAAACCCAGCCCCTTTGACTCCGGGGTCTACACCTGCAAAGCCATCAATAACCTGGGGGAGGCGTCTGTGGACTGCCGGCTAGATGTCAAAGGTGAGGGTTTGAGGAGGGTCTCTCCTGAGGGACCAGGACCTGATCTGGGGGAGGACAGGAGGTGCCACCTCTTCTGCTGGACTCAAGGCAGAGCTGAGGGGACTGAGTTTATAGTGAGACTTCCCACCCTCGGGAGGTGGCCTCATGGGGACAGAGCAGTGGAGGTCCACCAGGGGGTCAGCCTTGAGCCTCACTGGTTCCTCCACCCTCACTTGGTCCCCCACAGCCCTCCCACCCCTAGCTCTAACCTGTGGGTCGCTTCTATCCACAGCCACACACTGAAGAGCAGTGGAGGGCATGCGGAAG GTTACCCGGTTCCTTCCCCATGGACTGCCCCCAAACCTCCTGCAGGACCCAGAAGCACAGGGCACCCAGACCCAGCCGCTGTGCTGGAGAAGCTCACGGAGACGAGTGGGTCAGTGGGAGGTGACCCTGAGCCGAGACACCGTGTCTGGGCAGGTGGAGCCTAG